One window of the Rosa rugosa chromosome 3, drRosRugo1.1, whole genome shotgun sequence genome contains the following:
- the LOC133738564 gene encoding molybdate transporter 1 codes for MDMESQNHQIPPTQNPPHPIPESSPQPSFPAKLAHQLKFNLIFRSKWAELNGAMGDLGTYIPIVVALTLARDLNLGTTLIFTGIYNIITGAIYGVPMPVQPMKAIAATALANPDFGIPEIMAAGILTGSTLIVLGATGLMQLVYKLIPLCVVRGVQLAQGLSFALTAVKYIKKVQNLPKSKAMGERHWFGLDGLVLAIVCLCFIVIVNGAGEEYHPVREGEVEVEEERPSRKKRWRKIIASLPSAFLIFVLGVILAFIRKPKVVHEIKFGPSPMEVVKISRHAWKDGFIKGTIPQLPLSILNSVIAVCKFSSDLFPDKDFSPTSISITVGLMNVVGSWFGAMPSCHGAGGLAGQYKFGGRSGGCVALLGSAKLVLGLALGTSLVTILNQFPVGVLGVLLLFAGIELAMCARDMHTKEESFVMLICTAVSLVGSSAALGFVVGMGVYVLLWLRKLGCKDKPNWMIWKHGRTIVENYDHNP; via the coding sequence ATGGACATGGAGTCCCAAAACCACCAAATCcctccaacccaaaaccctccTCATCCCATTCCCGAGTCATCGCCACAACCCAGTTTTCCGGCCAAACTTGCCCACCAGCTGAAATTCAATCTCATTTTCAGGTCCAAATGGGCCGAGTTGAACGGTGCAATGGGCGACTTAGGCACCTACATCCCAATCGTAGTGGCCTTAACACTAGCCAGAGACTTGAACTTGGGCACCACCTTGATCTTCACCGGAATCTACAACATCATCACCGGAGCCATCTACGGCGTTCCCATGCCGGTCCAACCTATGAAGGCCATTGCCGCCACAGCCCTGGCCAACCCGGATTTCGGCATCCCCGAAATCATGGCCGCCGGAATCCTAACCGGTAGCACCCTCATCGTTTTGGGTGCCACCGGTTTGATGCAACTGGTCTATAAGTTGATCCCTTTGTGTGTGGTCAGGGGAGTTCAACTGGCACAGGGATTGTCATTTGCGTTAACCGCGGTCAAGTACATTAAGAAGGTGCAAAACTTGCCCAAATCCAAAGCCATGGGGGAGAGGCACTGGTTTGGGTTGGATGGTTTGGTGTTGGCTATTGTTTGTCTTTGTTTCATAGTCATTGTTAATGGTGCAGGTGAGGAATATCATCCAGTGAGGGAAGGTGAAgttgaggttgaagaagaaagaCCTAGCAGAAAAAAGAGGTGGAGGAAAATCATAGCTTCACTCCCTTCggcttttttaatttttgtgttGGGTGTGATTCTGGCTTTTATAAGAAAGCCAAAAGTTGTGCATGAAATTAAATTCGGGCCATCTCCTATGGAGGTTGTGAAGATTAGTAGGCATGCATGGAAAGATGGGTTCATCAAAGGGACAATTCCACAACTGCCCCTGTCAATATTGAACTCAGTGATTGCTGTGTGCAAATTCTCCTCTGATCTTTTCCCAGATAAAGATTTCTCTCCCACATCAATTTCGATCACGGTTGGGCTGATGAATGTGGTGGGTAGTTGGTTCGGAGCCATGCCCAGTTGTCACGGGGCCGGCGGGTTGGCCGGCCAGTACAAGTTTGGGGGGAGGAGTGGAGGGTGTGTGGCACTACTAGGGTCAGCCAAATTGGTGTTGGGTTTGGCTTTAGGGACTTCTCTGGTGACCATTTTGAACCAATTCCCAGTTGGGGTTTTGGGGGTGTTGCTCTTGTTTGCTGGGATTGAACTGGCTATGTGTGCTAGGGACATGCATACTAAAGAAGAGTCCTTTGTGATGCTTATTTGCACTGCTGTTTCACTAGTGGGTTCGAGTGCAGCACTAGGATTTGTGGTGGGGATGGGTGTGTATGTTCTACTTTGGCTGAGAAAGTTGGGCTGCAAAGACAAACCTAATTGGATGATATGGAAGCATGGTCGAACCATAGTAGAAAATTATGATCACAACCCATGA